The Streptomyces griseiscabiei genome includes a window with the following:
- a CDS encoding ArsR/SmtB family transcription factor produces the protein MSVVLSLAGAPPSRVAVGSSPLAELTAALHAYTEAEHHPRAIHWARGLETHGTAPDPDAAPALTPTSTPAPTPSVSALDAALRRRVREWAPLWSSYRARYLLPLGAVGDRSLAAELEDIARLPLPLFAELTAYAIRGGNSGMPLDRVLERQAQREGLLEAAERRSTARSELARRLLHAPESLRTDLLDLLGRAALALEPDLTRAARGISGQLPGLRRAVEHDGPGRALAALDPAAVYRDEPPRVVFDKFHHGIVNVATTPVLVVPSVFGGPHLLVKHEPGFAAVVQYPLLPESDDQPGYATVHRRLEVLRDPGRQRIARAIAREPLTPSELATRSGMSLPQVSRHLARLREAGLVTVERDGRRAYYQLHLERVRRLGDDLLTALFH, from the coding sequence ATGAGCGTCGTCCTCTCCCTCGCCGGGGCGCCCCCGTCCCGGGTCGCGGTCGGCTCCTCGCCCCTCGCCGAACTGACCGCCGCGCTGCACGCCTACACCGAGGCCGAGCACCACCCCCGGGCGATCCACTGGGCACGCGGGCTGGAGACACACGGAACGGCCCCGGACCCCGACGCGGCCCCCGCCCTCACCCCCACCTCCACTCCCGCTCCCACCCCTTCCGTCTCCGCGCTCGACGCCGCCCTCCGGCGGCGGGTCAGGGAGTGGGCGCCGCTGTGGTCGTCGTACCGGGCCCGGTATCTGCTGCCGCTGGGCGCGGTCGGGGACCGGTCGCTCGCCGCCGAGCTGGAGGACATCGCGCGGCTGCCGCTGCCGCTCTTCGCGGAGCTGACGGCGTACGCGATCCGGGGCGGGAACTCCGGGATGCCGCTGGACCGGGTGCTGGAGCGACAGGCCCAGCGGGAGGGGCTGTTGGAGGCGGCGGAGCGGCGGTCGACGGCCCGCTCGGAGCTGGCGCGCAGGCTGCTGCACGCGCCCGAGTCACTGCGTACGGATCTGCTGGACCTGCTGGGCCGGGCCGCGCTGGCGCTGGAGCCCGATCTGACGCGGGCCGCGCGGGGCATCTCGGGTCAACTGCCCGGGCTGCGCAGGGCCGTCGAGCACGACGGGCCCGGCCGGGCGCTCGCCGCACTGGACCCGGCGGCCGTGTACCGGGACGAGCCGCCGCGCGTGGTCTTCGACAAGTTCCACCACGGCATCGTGAACGTCGCCACCACCCCCGTACTCGTCGTCCCGTCGGTGTTCGGCGGCCCGCATCTGCTGGTCAAGCACGAGCCGGGGTTCGCGGCGGTCGTGCAGTACCCGCTGCTGCCGGAGAGCGACGACCAGCCCGGCTACGCGACCGTGCACCGGCGGCTGGAGGTGCTGCGAGACCCCGGGCGACAGCGCATCGCCCGCGCCATCGCCCGGGAACCGCTCACCCCCTCCGAGCTGGCCACCCGCAGCGGGATGTCCCTGCCCCAGGTCTCCCGGCATCTCGCCCGGCTGCGCGAGGCCGGCCTCGTCACGGTCGAGCGCGACGGCCGCCGCGCCTACTACCAACTCCACCTGGAGCGCGTACGCCGGCTCGGCGACGACCTCCTCACGGCCCTCTTCCACTGA
- a CDS encoding APC family permease produces the protein MSTSASRTRHAAGDGYASNGSLKQNALGVLGILFFVLSAQAPLTGIAGAAPVAIALGNGPGVPAMYVVAGAVVLLFSVGYVAMGRHVVDAGAFYSYVGKGLGGTAAAGSAGVALLAYHAIQAAVYGLFGTVMNGLALQYLETDVPWWLFALGTMVVVQLLGTAGVDVGAKVLAVFVLAEISLLLVFGVVMLLKGGGPEGLAPGSSFSLSAALDGAPGVALMFAVASMFGFEATAIYGEEARETHRTVRKATYLAVVIGTAFFAFTSWMLISAHGPSSSAAAAGKALEAGDGAAFVTAPVAAELGAWAGDALPILLATSLFASILAFHNSANRYLFSLGREGLLPRSLSSLNGRQSPWLAGVVQTGVAALLVFPFALAGQDPVLTLFSWLSGLAVLAIMLLYLLTSVSVIVFFRHERSGDTRLWNTLIAPALGAGGIAGAIWLIISNFTTLIGGDTATAVWLALAVPGALLAGMAMPRLASGVRRGR, from the coding sequence ATGTCCACAAGTGCGTCCAGAACCCGGCACGCGGCCGGGGACGGTTACGCGTCCAACGGCTCCCTCAAACAGAACGCGCTCGGCGTCCTGGGCATCCTCTTCTTCGTGCTCTCCGCACAGGCACCGCTGACCGGCATCGCCGGAGCCGCACCGGTGGCGATAGCCCTCGGCAACGGCCCCGGCGTCCCCGCGATGTATGTCGTGGCCGGTGCGGTCGTCCTGCTCTTCTCCGTCGGCTACGTCGCGATGGGCCGCCATGTCGTCGACGCGGGCGCCTTCTACTCGTACGTCGGCAAGGGCCTCGGCGGTACGGCCGCGGCGGGCAGCGCGGGGGTGGCGCTGCTCGCCTACCACGCCATCCAGGCGGCGGTGTACGGCCTGTTCGGGACCGTGATGAACGGGCTGGCGCTGCAGTACCTGGAGACGGACGTGCCCTGGTGGCTGTTCGCGCTCGGCACGATGGTGGTCGTCCAGCTGCTCGGCACGGCCGGTGTCGACGTGGGCGCCAAGGTGCTCGCGGTGTTCGTGCTGGCCGAGATCAGCCTGCTCCTGGTCTTCGGTGTGGTGATGCTCCTCAAGGGCGGCGGCCCCGAAGGGCTGGCCCCCGGCTCCTCCTTCTCCCTGTCGGCGGCGCTGGACGGCGCGCCCGGAGTGGCGCTGATGTTCGCGGTGGCGTCGATGTTCGGCTTCGAGGCGACCGCGATCTACGGCGAGGAGGCACGCGAGACGCACCGCACGGTCCGCAAGGCCACCTATCTCGCGGTCGTCATCGGCACCGCGTTCTTCGCCTTCACGTCCTGGATGCTGATCTCGGCCCACGGCCCGTCCTCCAGCGCGGCAGCCGCGGGCAAGGCCCTGGAGGCCGGGGACGGGGCGGCCTTCGTCACCGCGCCGGTGGCGGCGGAACTGGGCGCGTGGGCGGGCGACGCGCTGCCGATCCTGCTGGCCACCTCGCTCTTCGCGAGCATCCTGGCCTTCCACAACTCGGCCAACCGCTATCTGTTCTCCCTGGGCCGGGAGGGGCTGCTGCCGCGCTCGCTCAGCTCGCTCAACGGCCGCCAGTCGCCGTGGCTCGCGGGTGTCGTGCAGACCGGTGTCGCCGCGCTGCTGGTGTTCCCCTTCGCGCTGGCGGGCCAGGACCCCGTCCTCACCCTCTTCTCCTGGCTCAGCGGTCTCGCCGTCCTGGCGATCATGCTGCTGTACCTGCTGACCTCGGTGTCGGTCATCGTGTTCTTCCGCCACGAGAGGTCCGGCGACACACGGCTGTGGAACACGCTGATCGCCCCGGCGCTGGGCGCGGGTGGGATCGCCGGCGCGATCTGGCTGATCATCTCCAACTTCACGACGCTGATCGGCGGTGACACCGCCACGGCCGTGTGGCTGGCGCTGGCCGTACCGGGGGCGCTGCTGGCGGGCATGGCGATGCCGCGGCTGGCCTCCGGCGTGCGGCGGGGGCGGTAG
- a CDS encoding ABC transporter substrate-binding protein — protein MSLRRRGSAAAALVLASALALTACGGTSGGEGSGSGSGAGAADKKKDVAKGGKDFADAARKTAAMGTDAEPGEWPRTIEHAMGETRIEAQPKRVVVLDVGELDNVVSLGIEPVGLAPTEGSPELPSYLSKDAGSPKNVGTINSLNLEAIAALKPDLILGSQLRAADKYDELSKIAPTVFSVRPGFTWKENYLLNAAALDRTAEAKENLAEYRAKADTLGKKLGADKPTVSMVRYMPDGVIRLYANASFIGTILKDVGVPRPKNQDIEDLAAEISAENIDQADADYIFTGVYGDPKATDRTKAQGNPLWKNLSAVKAGHAYDVPDETWYLGLGVTAADEVLGDLEDHLTQR, from the coding sequence ATGTCCCTCCGCCGCCGCGGCAGCGCCGCCGCAGCCCTCGTTCTCGCCTCCGCGCTCGCCCTCACCGCGTGCGGCGGCACCTCCGGCGGCGAGGGGTCGGGCTCCGGGTCCGGCGCCGGGGCCGCCGACAAGAAGAAGGACGTCGCCAAGGGCGGCAAGGACTTCGCGGACGCCGCGAGGAAGACCGCCGCGATGGGCACCGACGCCGAGCCCGGCGAGTGGCCGCGCACCATCGAGCACGCCATGGGCGAGACGAGGATCGAGGCGCAGCCGAAGCGCGTGGTCGTGCTCGACGTCGGCGAGCTCGACAACGTTGTTTCGCTGGGCATCGAGCCGGTCGGGCTCGCGCCGACCGAGGGGTCGCCGGAGCTGCCGTCGTATCTGAGCAAGGACGCGGGCAGCCCGAAGAACGTCGGCACGATCAACAGCCTCAACCTGGAGGCCATCGCCGCGCTGAAGCCCGATCTGATCCTCGGCAGCCAGCTGCGCGCCGCCGACAAGTACGACGAGCTGTCGAAGATCGCGCCGACCGTGTTCTCCGTCCGCCCCGGCTTCACCTGGAAGGAGAACTACCTCCTCAACGCCGCCGCCCTCGACAGGACCGCGGAGGCGAAGGAGAACCTGGCGGAGTACCGGGCGAAGGCCGACACCCTCGGCAAGAAGCTCGGCGCGGACAAGCCGACCGTCTCGATGGTGCGTTACATGCCCGACGGCGTGATCCGGCTCTACGCCAACGCCTCGTTCATCGGCACCATCCTCAAGGACGTCGGCGTGCCCCGCCCGAAGAACCAGGACATCGAGGACCTCGCCGCCGAGATCAGCGCCGAGAACATCGACCAGGCCGACGCCGACTACATCTTCACCGGCGTGTACGGCGACCCGAAGGCCACCGACCGGACCAAGGCCCAGGGCAACCCGCTGTGGAAGAACCTCTCCGCCGTCAAGGCCGGTCACGCGTACGACGTCCCGGACGAGACCTGGTACCTGGGCCTCGGCGTGACCGCGGCCGACGAGGTGCTGGGCGACCTGGAGGACCACCTCACCCAGCGGTAG
- a CDS encoding DEAD/DEAH box helicase — translation MNRTARTNDSSSSRSRTEKGSAARTDKGSTAAGTARGNRARAQGTGSGTGAPKSGTSRGGAAKSAGASKNGSPRNGRGGRRGGRAPVAVVGGEFALPVTVTPALPAVEAFGELGLPARLLETLGAEGVTEPFPIQAATLPNSLAGRDVLGRGRTGSGKTLAFGLALLARTAGQRAEPRQPLALVLVPTRELAQQVTDALTPYARALRLRLATVVGGMSIGRQASALRGGAEVVVATPGRLKDLIDRDDCRLDRVAITVLDEADQMADMGFMPQVTALLDQVRPDGQRLLFSATLDRNVDRLVRDYLHDPVVHSVDPSAGAVTTMDHHVLHIEDDDKHATTTEIAARDGRVIMFLDSKHATDRLVKKLLAVGVRAAALHGGKSQSQRNRALKQFKDGDVTALVATNVAARGIHIDDLDLVVNVDPPGDHKDYLHRGGRTARAGESGTVVTLVLPHQRRDVTRLMAVAGITPTTTRVRSGDADLNRITGAQAPSGVPVVLAPPVTEQPPARPSASRSRRSRPGQGRRRAPAKGNGGR, via the coding sequence ATGAACCGCACGGCTCGTACGAACGACAGCAGCTCCTCCCGCTCCCGCACGGAGAAGGGCTCGGCCGCGCGCACGGACAAGGGCTCCACCGCCGCCGGCACGGCGCGAGGCAACCGCGCCCGCGCCCAGGGGACGGGGTCCGGGACCGGAGCTCCGAAGAGCGGCACATCGAGGGGCGGAGCCGCGAAGTCGGCCGGTGCCTCGAAGAACGGCTCGCCCAGGAACGGGCGGGGCGGCCGGCGCGGTGGGCGCGCCCCCGTGGCCGTCGTCGGCGGCGAGTTCGCGCTGCCCGTCACCGTGACGCCCGCGCTGCCCGCGGTCGAGGCGTTCGGTGAACTGGGACTGCCCGCGCGGCTGCTGGAGACACTCGGCGCCGAGGGTGTGACCGAGCCGTTCCCCATCCAGGCGGCGACGCTGCCGAACTCACTGGCCGGACGGGACGTCCTCGGCCGGGGCCGCACCGGCTCGGGCAAGACCCTCGCCTTCGGCCTCGCGCTGCTGGCCCGTACCGCCGGACAGCGGGCCGAGCCCCGGCAGCCGCTGGCACTCGTCCTCGTCCCCACCCGGGAACTGGCCCAGCAGGTCACCGACGCCCTCACCCCGTACGCCCGCGCGCTGCGGCTGCGGCTCGCGACCGTGGTCGGCGGCATGTCGATCGGCCGGCAGGCGAGCGCGCTGCGCGGCGGCGCCGAGGTCGTCGTCGCCACCCCCGGCCGCCTCAAGGACCTCATAGACCGTGACGACTGCCGGCTGGACCGGGTCGCCATCACCGTCCTCGACGAGGCCGACCAGATGGCCGACATGGGCTTCATGCCACAGGTCACCGCACTCCTCGACCAGGTCCGGCCCGACGGCCAGCGACTGCTGTTCTCCGCGACCCTGGACCGTAACGTGGACCGGCTGGTCCGCGACTACCTGCACGACCCCGTCGTCCACTCCGTCGACCCGTCCGCGGGCGCGGTCACCACGATGGACCACCACGTGCTGCACATCGAGGACGACGACAAGCACGCCACGACCACCGAGATCGCCGCCCGCGACGGCCGGGTCATCATGTTCCTGGACAGCAAGCACGCGACGGACCGGCTGGTCAAGAAGCTGCTGGCGGTCGGTGTGCGGGCCGCCGCGCTGCACGGCGGCAAGTCGCAGTCGCAGCGCAACCGGGCCCTGAAGCAGTTCAAGGACGGCGATGTGACGGCCCTGGTCGCCACGAACGTCGCGGCGCGCGGCATCCACATCGACGACCTCGACCTCGTCGTCAACGTCGACCCGCCGGGCGACCACAAGGACTACCTCCACCGGGGCGGCCGTACGGCCCGCGCCGGCGAGTCCGGCACCGTCGTCACCCTCGTCCTGCCGCACCAGCGCCGGGACGTCACCCGGCTGATGGCCGTCGCCGGGATCACCCCGACGACCACCCGGGTCCGCTCCGGCGACGCCGACCTCAACCGCATCACCGGCGCCCAGGCCCCCTCGGGTGTCCCGGTCGTCCTCGCCCCGCCGGTCACCGAGCAGCCGCCCGCCCGCCCCTCGGCGTCGCGGAGCCGCCGGAGCCGTCCCGGCCAGGGCCGCCGCCGCGCGCCCGCGAAGGGCAACGGCGGTCGCTGA
- a CDS encoding cold-shock protein — MASGTVKWFNSEKGFGFIEQEGGGPDVFAHYSNIATSGFRELQEGQKVTFDVTQGQKGPQAENIVPA, encoded by the coding sequence ATGGCATCCGGCACCGTGAAGTGGTTCAACTCGGAAAAGGGCTTCGGCTTCATCGAGCAGGAGGGTGGCGGCCCCGACGTCTTCGCCCACTACTCGAACATCGCCACCTCCGGCTTCCGTGAGCTTCAGGAAGGCCAGAAGGTCACCTTCGACGTCACGCAGGGCCAGAAGGGCCCCCAGGCCGAGAACATCGTTCCCGCCTGA
- a CDS encoding tellurite resistance TerB family protein has translation MAMWDRIKDQAKGLQQQAQGARGGSGHGRPGAGPLGSTGTGGSSGSGRSGGGSKAQLVSALKSQLTSLKTELKSGAYRDASMAMCALVAAADGQVDPAEQQHVESLILNNDVLQNFPADQLRQRFHKHVESLTRNFQQGKAEAMQEIAKAAKKPTEARAVVQTGFVIAGADGYIAQTEEQVLREACAVLNLSPQEFGL, from the coding sequence ATGGCGATGTGGGATCGGATCAAGGACCAGGCCAAGGGTCTGCAGCAGCAGGCGCAGGGAGCGCGGGGCGGCAGCGGACACGGCAGGCCGGGCGCGGGGCCCCTGGGGTCGACGGGCACCGGCGGGTCCTCGGGATCCGGGCGGTCCGGCGGCGGGTCGAAGGCCCAGCTGGTGAGCGCGCTCAAGTCCCAGCTCACCTCCCTCAAGACGGAGCTGAAGAGCGGGGCGTACCGGGACGCCAGCATGGCCATGTGCGCCCTGGTGGCCGCCGCCGACGGACAGGTGGACCCGGCCGAGCAGCAGCACGTCGAGTCGCTGATCCTGAACAACGACGTCCTGCAGAACTTCCCGGCCGACCAGCTGCGGCAGCGCTTCCACAAGCACGTCGAGTCGCTGACCCGCAACTTCCAGCAGGGCAAGGCCGAGGCCATGCAGGAGATCGCCAAGGCCGCGAAGAAGCCGACGGAGGCGCGGGCGGTCGTCCAGACCGGTTTCGTGATCGCGGGCGCGGACGGGTACATCGCGCAGACCGAGGAGCAGGTGCTGCGCGAGGCGTGCGCGGTCCTCAACCTCTCTCCGCAGGAGTTCGGCCTCTGA
- a CDS encoding FecCD family ABC transporter permease: protein MTYVDDPQAAAASGTPSGSGARSVRPAGHLVVRAGRGSSFLVHRRALVVAGVLGVLLAGAVVVSLCVGEAFVPPSEVVRVLFGLPSPDELVVGTLRLPRLVTGLLVGVAFGLAGALIQTMARNPLASPDVIGVTHGAGAATVAAMTFGLTSYDTLPYVSVAGGLLAALLVYLLAWRGGLSASRFVLVGIGISVALGSLTRLLVTKGDYLVAQQAKVWLTGSLNGRGYDQAAPLATVLLLLVPFLLWAARAQRSAAFDDDTATALGIRLGRVRLGLSVLGVVLASVATGAAGPVDFVALLAPQIARRLTRTPHTPLVCSALTGALIVVVADVLARKLLSPLELPVGVFTALVGAPYLMWLIIRTRGNRSGGTA from the coding sequence ATGACGTACGTCGACGACCCGCAGGCCGCGGCGGCTTCCGGCACCCCCTCCGGCTCCGGCGCCCGTTCCGTGCGGCCCGCCGGGCATCTCGTCGTGCGGGCCGGCCGCGGGAGCAGTTTCCTGGTGCACCGGCGGGCCCTCGTGGTGGCCGGGGTGCTCGGGGTGCTGCTCGCGGGCGCGGTGGTCGTCTCGCTGTGTGTCGGGGAGGCCTTCGTCCCGCCGTCCGAGGTCGTACGGGTGCTGTTCGGGCTGCCGAGCCCCGACGAACTGGTCGTGGGGACGCTGCGGCTGCCCCGGCTGGTGACCGGGCTGCTCGTCGGGGTCGCGTTCGGGCTGGCCGGGGCGCTGATCCAGACCATGGCCCGCAATCCGCTCGCCAGCCCCGACGTCATCGGGGTGACCCATGGCGCGGGCGCGGCGACGGTCGCCGCGATGACCTTCGGGCTCACCTCGTACGACACGCTGCCGTACGTGTCCGTCGCGGGCGGGCTGCTCGCCGCGCTGCTCGTCTATCTGCTCGCCTGGCGGGGCGGGCTCAGCGCCTCCCGGTTCGTGCTCGTCGGCATCGGCATCTCGGTGGCGCTCGGTTCGCTGACCCGGCTGCTGGTCACCAAGGGGGACTATCTGGTCGCCCAGCAGGCCAAGGTGTGGCTCACCGGGTCGCTCAACGGCCGTGGCTACGACCAGGCCGCGCCGCTCGCCACGGTCCTGCTGCTGCTCGTGCCGTTCCTGCTGTGGGCGGCCCGCGCGCAGCGGAGCGCGGCGTTCGACGACGACACGGCCACCGCGCTCGGCATCCGGCTCGGCCGGGTCCGGCTGGGGCTGAGCGTCCTCGGGGTCGTCCTCGCGTCCGTGGCGACCGGTGCCGCCGGCCCCGTCGACTTCGTGGCCCTGCTCGCCCCGCAGATCGCCCGGCGGCTCACCCGCACCCCGCACACCCCGCTGGTGTGCTCGGCGCTCACGGGCGCGCTGATCGTGGTCGTCGCCGATGTCCTCGCCCGCAAGCTGCTGTCCCCGCTGGAACTGCCGGTCGGCGTCTTCACCGCCCTCGTCGGCGCCCCCTATCTGATGTGGCTGATCATCCGCACCCGCGGCAACCGCTCCGGAGGAACCGCGTGA
- a CDS encoding ABC transporter ATP-binding protein, with translation MVEELDLEVPDGKVTVIVGPNACGKSTLLRALGRLLKPRRGAVLLDGAELASVPTRRIAQVIGLLPQTPVPPEGITVADLVSRGRQPHQKWWRQWSDADEAAVAHAMERTGTTDLAERPVDELSGGQRQRVWIAMALAQDTDLLLLDEPTTYLDIAHQVEVLDLVRQLNRERGRTVVAVLHDLNQAARYADHLIAMRAGRIVAQGPPGDIVTAGLVQDVFGLASVVVPDPVTGDPLVVPGPPGGVRKHTVPAIPAHRKPIK, from the coding sequence GTGGTCGAGGAGTTGGATCTGGAGGTGCCGGACGGGAAGGTCACCGTCATCGTGGGGCCGAACGCGTGTGGGAAGTCGACGCTGTTGCGGGCGCTGGGGCGGTTGTTGAAGCCGCGGCGGGGGGCCGTGCTGCTGGACGGGGCGGAGCTGGCGAGCGTGCCCACGCGGCGGATCGCGCAGGTGATCGGGCTGCTGCCGCAGACCCCGGTGCCGCCGGAGGGGATCACGGTCGCCGACCTGGTCTCGCGCGGGCGGCAGCCGCACCAGAAGTGGTGGCGGCAGTGGTCCGACGCCGACGAGGCGGCCGTCGCCCACGCGATGGAGCGCACCGGGACCACCGATCTCGCCGAGCGCCCGGTCGACGAACTCTCCGGCGGCCAGCGGCAGCGCGTGTGGATCGCGATGGCCCTCGCCCAGGACACCGACCTGCTGCTCCTCGACGAGCCGACGACCTACCTCGACATCGCCCACCAGGTTGAAGTACTGGATCTCGTACGGCAGTTGAACCGGGAGCGGGGCCGGACCGTGGTCGCCGTGCTGCACGACCTCAACCAGGCCGCCCGCTACGCCGACCATCTGATCGCGATGCGCGCGGGCCGGATCGTGGCGCAGGGCCCGCCCGGCGACATCGTCACCGCCGGCCTCGTCCAGGACGTCTTCGGGCTCGCCTCCGTCGTCGTACCGGACCCGGTGACCGGTGATCCGCTGGTGGTGCCGGGCCCGCCGGGAGGTGTCCGGAAGCACACCGTCCCCGCCATTCCGGCCCACAGGAAGCCCATAAAGTAA
- a CDS encoding FecCD family ABC transporter permease: MSGVVGRRVGWLVAALVLLSLAVLLSLAVGSRTIPPSAVWDALVHGGTSDDAQVVRALRVPRTVIGVLVGAALAVAGTVLQGIARNPIAEPGILGISQGASLGVVCAIAFLGTHTLTGYVWYAFAGAGIAAVCIYAVAGGGRGGVSPVKLALAGAAMNAFLASVVSAILTTNARALDEFRFWDVGSVSGRDASIAGQVWPFLLAGLLLVLAMARGLDALALGDDIARGLGRNVALLRASGALGATVLTGAAVAAAGPIAFVGLAVPHIARALVGPGHRTLLPMAALLGPVMLLLADVLGRVVVRPAEVPVAVMTALAGVPFLIVLVRRKAVAA, encoded by the coding sequence GTGTCGGGAGTCGTGGGTCGCCGTGTCGGCTGGCTGGTCGCCGCCCTGGTCCTGTTGTCACTGGCCGTGCTGCTCAGCCTCGCCGTGGGCAGTCGTACGATCCCGCCCTCCGCGGTGTGGGACGCGCTGGTCCACGGCGGCACGAGCGACGACGCCCAGGTCGTCCGGGCGCTGCGGGTGCCGCGGACCGTCATCGGTGTACTCGTCGGCGCCGCGCTGGCCGTCGCGGGCACGGTGCTGCAGGGCATCGCCCGCAACCCGATCGCCGAGCCCGGCATCCTCGGCATCAGCCAGGGCGCCTCGCTGGGCGTCGTCTGCGCCATCGCCTTCCTCGGCACGCACACCCTGACCGGATACGTCTGGTACGCCTTCGCGGGCGCCGGGATCGCGGCGGTCTGTATCTACGCGGTCGCCGGCGGGGGGCGCGGGGGCGTGTCGCCGGTGAAGCTGGCGCTGGCCGGGGCGGCGATGAACGCGTTCCTCGCCTCCGTCGTCTCGGCGATCCTCACGACGAACGCGCGGGCGCTGGACGAGTTCCGGTTCTGGGACGTCGGGTCGGTCAGCGGGCGGGACGCGTCGATCGCCGGTCAGGTCTGGCCGTTCCTGCTCGCCGGGCTGCTGCTGGTCCTGGCCATGGCCCGCGGGCTGGACGCGCTCGCGCTGGGCGACGACATCGCGCGGGGCCTCGGCCGCAATGTGGCGCTGCTGCGGGCGTCCGGGGCGCTGGGCGCGACCGTGCTCACGGGTGCCGCCGTCGCCGCGGCCGGGCCCATCGCCTTCGTCGGCCTCGCCGTCCCGCACATCGCCCGCGCCCTCGTCGGCCCCGGCCACCGGACGCTGCTGCCGATGGCCGCGCTGCTCGGCCCGGTGATGCTCCTGCTCGCCGACGTCCTCGGCCGTGTCGTCGTACGGCCCGCCGAGGTCCCGGTCGCCGTCATGACCGCGCTGGCGGGCGTGCCGTTCCTGATCGTCCTGGTACGGAGGAAGGCGGTGGCGGCATGA